A region from the Spea bombifrons isolate aSpeBom1 chromosome 7, aSpeBom1.2.pri, whole genome shotgun sequence genome encodes:
- the ZDHHC4 gene encoding palmitoyltransferase ZDHHC4 produces MDFLWLFTIYTIFLIICISAFCFLSARSRSSLDSVFHRAEKALSFLLPPWLQRCYSSYTRSGVFVALHLILDALVFAEYTWEVFDYCSELEINRLFLLLPYTLITANLFFFYKCCVTDPGVVTKQNEASRSQVYEYDEVLYHRHEQCHTCRLTKPARSKHCSVCGYCVQRFDHHCVWVNNCIGSLNIGYFLLYLFSLTLTVFSLAAVFAVFLLQVVLLSHMMTAAYVDSDGREQIMSIAVIIQHLFLTFPRIVFTLGFLLILILLLGGYGSFMFYLALTNQTTNEWFKAKRLSSTVLYAGYSRGLLANMQEIFQPHVYYKKGR; encoded by the exons ATGGACTTTCTCTGGCTTTTCACCATCTATACAATTTTCCTTATCATCTGTATTTCTGCATTCTGCTTCCTGTCTGCAAGATCCAGAAGCAGCTTGGACAGCGTGTTCCACAGAGCAGAGAAG GCGCTGTCCTTTCTGCTGCCCCCGTGGCTGCAAAGATGCTATTCCAGCTACACGAG AAGCGGAGTTtttgtggctctgcacctgatTCTCGACGCTTTGGTTTTTGCTGAATACACCTGGGAGGTGTTTGATTATTGCTCGGAGCTGGAAATAAACCGGCTGTTTCTTTTGCTGCCGTATACTCTAATAACGGCcaaccttttcttcttttacaaATGCTGCGTAACAGACCCAG GGGTGGTGACCAAGCAGAATGAAGCGTCGCGCTCACAGGTGTACGAATACGATGAGGTCCTGTACCACCGCCATGAACAGTGCCACACCTGCCGCCTGACAAAGCCCGCCAGGTCCAAGCACTGTA GTGTGTGCGGATACTGCGTGCAGCGCTTTGACCACCACTGCGTCTGGGTCAATAACTGCATCGGCTCCCTAAACATCGGATACTTCCTGCTTTACCTCTTCAGCCTGACGCTGACGGTGTTCTCCCTGGCCGCCGTCTTTGCCGTCTTCCTCCTGCAGGTGGTGCTGTTGTCACACATGATGACTGCCGCCTATGTGGACAGCGACGGCCGGGAGCAGATCATGAGCATCGCCGTCATTATTCAG CACCTCTTCCTAACCTTTCCACGCATCGTCTTCACGCTGGGATTCCTGCTCATTTTGATTCTCCTGCTGGGGGGATATGGATCCTTTATGTTCTACTTGGCCCTCACTAACCAGACCACTAACGAATGGTTCAAAGCAAAGAGGCTTAGCTCAACTGTTCTATACGCGGGATATTCGAGAGGCCTTCTGGCGAACATGCAAGAAATATTCCAGCCACACGTATATTACAAGAAAGGCCGGTGA
- the E4F1 gene encoding transcription factor E4F1 isoform X1: MSSESEPGVVEAEAAHSGLIGLGLTAAPLITHFKEEDDDDVHKCGRCQAEFTSLEEFVHHKIQKICQKSQDGGLSPAVGAVGGEEQVVPSMEDSVTVSHIIVEASSLPEDISAASDIDSEDMKQILTSEDGVLEGEKRDLELEVEWHESQEDLIQEEESTEIPLVTMVLDEKGRYICQLCEKTFKTANILKAHMITHGKKQFECNLCGNSFRTKGSLIRHTRRHTGERPYVCTKCGKGFRESGALTRHMKSITPCTEKIRHMEMLKEDEYSEQLVTIDDGYKISDGSSQLSDEGSPVIRLVTDDKGNILHEVHVQVQSLPASQTEGTVIIDGRFNCPHCGENCKNGNGLKIHLKGHEGCKLFRCDVCSREFLKAHLLRKHKESHSSDRKYKCGECGKTYKTVAHVKGHMRVHSDDRPYPCPKCGKRYKTKNAQQVHFRTHLDDKPYACHFCTNSFREKGSLVRHLRHHTGEKPFKCHKCGRGFAEHGTLNRHLRTKGGCMLTLNTSLNKLDASSANSTSSDTMDMAEEQHTVLVEFSSVVADTQEYIIEATEDLETSEATELIQETETHEVDSHILEVVQQIVSTASPGQQIIVQNVVLDEGSDAATEEVSTMDTLTIATPESLTEQVAMTLASAVCERSILAKDLPMEEREVVTEDVDMVDQDEEFVITSHEDELEVQTVIV; the protein is encoded by the exons ATGAGCTCGGAGTCGGAGCCGGGAGTGGTAGAGGCGGAGGCTGCTCACAGCGGATTGATAGGCCTGGGCCTGACCGCAGCTCCACTCATCACCCACTTCAAGGAGGAAG ATGACGATGACGTCCACAAATGCGGTCGTTGTCAGGCTGAATTCACAAGCTTGGAAGAGTTTGTCCACCACAAGATTCAGAAGATATGCCAGAAGTCCCAGGACGGCGGTCTATCACCCGCCGTAGGAGCGGTGGGCGGCGAGGAG CAGGTGGTTCCATCCATGGAAGATTCAGTAACCGTTTCGCACATCATCGTGGAAGCGTCGTCGTTGCCTGAAGACATCAGCGCTGCCTCGGATATAG ATTCTGAGGACATGAAGCAGATCCTCACCAGTGAAGACGGGGTGCTTGAGGGTGAGAAGCGGGACCTGGAGCTTGAAGTTGAGTGGCACGAGAGCCAAGAGGACCTCATCCAGGAAGAAGAATCTACGGAGATCCCGCTGGTTACGATGGTCCTCGATGAGAAAGGACGATACATCTGTCAGTTGTGCGAGAAGACATTTAAAACG GCCAATATTTTGAAAGCTCACATGATCACGCATGGCAAGAAACAATTTGAATGCAATCTGTGTGGGAACTCGTTCAGAACAAAGGGGTCTCTAATTAGACACACCAGGAGACACACAG GTGAGCGGCCTTACGTCTGCACAAAATGTGGGAAGGGTTTCCGCGAATCGGGAGCTTTGACGCGGCACATGAAGTCAATCACCCCTTGCACAGAGAAAATCCGGCACATGGAAATGCTTAAAGAAGACGAGTACTCAG AACAACTCGTTACTATTGATGACGGCTACAAGATTTCCGATGGGTCTTCCCAGTTAAGTGATGAGGGCTCACCTGTTATCCGCCTCGTAACCGATGACAAGGGTAATATACTCCACGAAGTTCATGTCCAGGTGCAATCCCTCCCAGCATCCCAG ACAGAAGGCACGGTAATCATTGACGGGCGTTTCAACTGTCCCCACTGTGGGGAGAACTGTAAGAACGGCAACGGgctgaaaatacatttaaagggacatgaag GGTGTAAGCTCTTTCGCTGCGACGTGTGCAGCAGGGAGTTCCTGAAAGCTCACTTGCTCCGGAAGCACAAGGAATCCCATTCCAGCGACCGCAAATACAAGTGTGGAGAATGCGGGAAAACGTACAAGACCGTCGCGCATGTGAAGGGTCACATGAGGGTGCATTCTGATGACCGGCCTTATCCCTGCCCCAAGTGCGgcaaaagatacaaaacaaag AACGCACAGCAAGTCCACTTTCGCACCCACCTAGACGACAAGCCGTACGCCTGCCATTTCTGCACCAATAGCTTCCGGGAAAAGGGGTCCTTGGTCCGGCACCTCAGACATCACACAGGAGAAAAGCCCTTTAAATGTCACAAGTGCGGCCGGGGGTTCGCAGAACATGGAACTCTGAATCGTCATTTAAGGACCAAAG ggGGGTGTATGCTGACTTTAAATACAAGTCTAAATAAGCTGGATGCCTCCAGTGCCAACAGCACCAGCTCAGACACGATGGACATGGCTGAGGAGCAGCACACGGTTCTAGTCGAGTTCTCTTCGGTTGTTGCCGATACTCAGGAATATATAATCGAG GCTACTGAAGATTTGGAAACTAGTGAAGCGACTGAGCTTATACAGGAGACGGAGACACACGAG GTGGAcagccacattttggaagtggtACAGCAGATAGTTAGCACAGCCAGCCCAGGACAGCAAATCATTGTTCAGAACGTGGTGCTGGATGAGGGCAGTGATGCCGCCACCGAGGAAGTCTCCACCATGGACACTCTCACCATAGCCACGCCAGAATCCCTTACCGAGCAGGTCGCCATGACTCTCGCCTCCGCCGTCTGTGAACGTAGCATTCTAGCGAAGGATTTACCCATGGAGGAAAGGGAGGTTGTAACGGAAGACGTGGACATGGTGGACCAGGATGAAGAGTTTGTGATCACGTCCCACGAAGACGAGCTGGAGGTCCAAACCGTTATTGTGTAG
- the E4F1 gene encoding transcription factor E4F1 isoform X2, with amino-acid sequence MSSESEPGVVEAEAAHSGLIGLGLTAAPLITHFKEEDDDDVHKCGRCQAEFTSLEEFVHHKIQKICQKSQDGGLSPAVGAVGGEEVVPSMEDSVTVSHIIVEASSLPEDISAASDIDSEDMKQILTSEDGVLEGEKRDLELEVEWHESQEDLIQEEESTEIPLVTMVLDEKGRYICQLCEKTFKTANILKAHMITHGKKQFECNLCGNSFRTKGSLIRHTRRHTGERPYVCTKCGKGFRESGALTRHMKSITPCTEKIRHMEMLKEDEYSEQLVTIDDGYKISDGSSQLSDEGSPVIRLVTDDKGNILHEVHVQVQSLPASQTEGTVIIDGRFNCPHCGENCKNGNGLKIHLKGHEGCKLFRCDVCSREFLKAHLLRKHKESHSSDRKYKCGECGKTYKTVAHVKGHMRVHSDDRPYPCPKCGKRYKTKNAQQVHFRTHLDDKPYACHFCTNSFREKGSLVRHLRHHTGEKPFKCHKCGRGFAEHGTLNRHLRTKGGCMLTLNTSLNKLDASSANSTSSDTMDMAEEQHTVLVEFSSVVADTQEYIIEATEDLETSEATELIQETETHEVDSHILEVVQQIVSTASPGQQIIVQNVVLDEGSDAATEEVSTMDTLTIATPESLTEQVAMTLASAVCERSILAKDLPMEEREVVTEDVDMVDQDEEFVITSHEDELEVQTVIV; translated from the exons ATGAGCTCGGAGTCGGAGCCGGGAGTGGTAGAGGCGGAGGCTGCTCACAGCGGATTGATAGGCCTGGGCCTGACCGCAGCTCCACTCATCACCCACTTCAAGGAGGAAG ATGACGATGACGTCCACAAATGCGGTCGTTGTCAGGCTGAATTCACAAGCTTGGAAGAGTTTGTCCACCACAAGATTCAGAAGATATGCCAGAAGTCCCAGGACGGCGGTCTATCACCCGCCGTAGGAGCGGTGGGCGGCGAGGAG GTGGTTCCATCCATGGAAGATTCAGTAACCGTTTCGCACATCATCGTGGAAGCGTCGTCGTTGCCTGAAGACATCAGCGCTGCCTCGGATATAG ATTCTGAGGACATGAAGCAGATCCTCACCAGTGAAGACGGGGTGCTTGAGGGTGAGAAGCGGGACCTGGAGCTTGAAGTTGAGTGGCACGAGAGCCAAGAGGACCTCATCCAGGAAGAAGAATCTACGGAGATCCCGCTGGTTACGATGGTCCTCGATGAGAAAGGACGATACATCTGTCAGTTGTGCGAGAAGACATTTAAAACG GCCAATATTTTGAAAGCTCACATGATCACGCATGGCAAGAAACAATTTGAATGCAATCTGTGTGGGAACTCGTTCAGAACAAAGGGGTCTCTAATTAGACACACCAGGAGACACACAG GTGAGCGGCCTTACGTCTGCACAAAATGTGGGAAGGGTTTCCGCGAATCGGGAGCTTTGACGCGGCACATGAAGTCAATCACCCCTTGCACAGAGAAAATCCGGCACATGGAAATGCTTAAAGAAGACGAGTACTCAG AACAACTCGTTACTATTGATGACGGCTACAAGATTTCCGATGGGTCTTCCCAGTTAAGTGATGAGGGCTCACCTGTTATCCGCCTCGTAACCGATGACAAGGGTAATATACTCCACGAAGTTCATGTCCAGGTGCAATCCCTCCCAGCATCCCAG ACAGAAGGCACGGTAATCATTGACGGGCGTTTCAACTGTCCCCACTGTGGGGAGAACTGTAAGAACGGCAACGGgctgaaaatacatttaaagggacatgaag GGTGTAAGCTCTTTCGCTGCGACGTGTGCAGCAGGGAGTTCCTGAAAGCTCACTTGCTCCGGAAGCACAAGGAATCCCATTCCAGCGACCGCAAATACAAGTGTGGAGAATGCGGGAAAACGTACAAGACCGTCGCGCATGTGAAGGGTCACATGAGGGTGCATTCTGATGACCGGCCTTATCCCTGCCCCAAGTGCGgcaaaagatacaaaacaaag AACGCACAGCAAGTCCACTTTCGCACCCACCTAGACGACAAGCCGTACGCCTGCCATTTCTGCACCAATAGCTTCCGGGAAAAGGGGTCCTTGGTCCGGCACCTCAGACATCACACAGGAGAAAAGCCCTTTAAATGTCACAAGTGCGGCCGGGGGTTCGCAGAACATGGAACTCTGAATCGTCATTTAAGGACCAAAG ggGGGTGTATGCTGACTTTAAATACAAGTCTAAATAAGCTGGATGCCTCCAGTGCCAACAGCACCAGCTCAGACACGATGGACATGGCTGAGGAGCAGCACACGGTTCTAGTCGAGTTCTCTTCGGTTGTTGCCGATACTCAGGAATATATAATCGAG GCTACTGAAGATTTGGAAACTAGTGAAGCGACTGAGCTTATACAGGAGACGGAGACACACGAG GTGGAcagccacattttggaagtggtACAGCAGATAGTTAGCACAGCCAGCCCAGGACAGCAAATCATTGTTCAGAACGTGGTGCTGGATGAGGGCAGTGATGCCGCCACCGAGGAAGTCTCCACCATGGACACTCTCACCATAGCCACGCCAGAATCCCTTACCGAGCAGGTCGCCATGACTCTCGCCTCCGCCGTCTGTGAACGTAGCATTCTAGCGAAGGATTTACCCATGGAGGAAAGGGAGGTTGTAACGGAAGACGTGGACATGGTGGACCAGGATGAAGAGTTTGTGATCACGTCCCACGAAGACGAGCTGGAGGTCCAAACCGTTATTGTGTAG